DNA from Vibrio alfacsensis:
GACACTGTGATTGAAGAACGCACTGGTGCTGATATCTCTTGGGTTTTTGATGTAGAGGGTGAAGAGGGTTTCCGCAAACGCGAAGAAGCTGTACTTGAAGATCTCACTCAAGAGCAAGGCATCGTGCTAGCTACAGGTGGCGGCTCTGTCATGAGCAAAGAAAACCGCAATCACCTTTCAGCCCGTGGTGTCGTTGTTTACTTAGAAACAACTATCGAAAAGCAACTTGCACGCACAAACCGTGACAAGAAGCGTCCACTACTTCAAACAGATAAACCTCGCGAAGTATTGGAG
Protein-coding regions in this window:
- the aroK gene encoding shikimate kinase AroK; the encoded protein is MAEKRNIFLVGPMGAGKSTIGRHLAQQLHMEFVDSDTVIEERTGADISWVFDVEGEEGFRKREEAVLEDLTQEQGIVLATGGGSVMSKENRNHLSARGVVVYLETTIEKQLARTNRDKKRPLLQTDKPREVLEQLAGERNPLYEEVADYTVRTDDQSAKVVANQIVKMLEER